In the Stakelama saccharophila genome, CTTGCGCAGCCGCTCGAACGCGGCCTCGTCCGTCAGGCAGGCGTCGACCGCATCGGCCGTCATGCCGCTCTCGCGTGCGAGCCGCGTCAGCCCGGAACCCTCGGCCACCGCGCGAACCTCCGCCAGCGTCACCTTCGGCACGCGCGAATACATGCCCGGCACCGTCCGCGCGCCGTCCTGCAACGCCTTCTGATCGGCAAAGATCGCGCGGTGCAGCCCGACGAAATCCGCGCGCGGGGCGCAGCGCGTCAGCATCGCCGCGGCGATGTCGAGCGGGTCGCGCACGGCGTTGCGCAGCGTTACCGCCACCGTGCCGTCGGCGATCATCGGTTCCAGCCCCTCGGCCGATTCGGCGACATAGTCCGCGCAGTGCGGACAGGTATAGCTGAGATATTCGACCAGGCGCACCGGCGCATCCGGGTTGCCGACCACGGCGGCGCCATCCGCCGCGGTGGCGACCGTCGCGGCCCAGTCCGCCTTCGGCCCCGCCTGCGCAGGTCCCGTCGTCAGCAGGCCCGCAAGCGCCGCCATCATCACCAGCAAAAGTCGCATCAATCGATCTTTCCGATCTTCGGGATGGCGCCGGGCCGTTCGATGCTGACCGCAAGCGCGCCCAGCACGTCGCGCAGTTCGTCGTCTTCTATTCCGCGCAGGCCGCTGCG is a window encoding:
- a CDS encoding DsbA family protein produces the protein MRLLLVMMAALAGLLTTGPAQAGPKADWAATVATAADGAAVVGNPDAPVRLVEYLSYTCPHCADYVAESAEGLEPMIADGTVAVTLRNAVRDPLDIAAAMLTRCAPRADFVGLHRAIFADQKALQDGARTVPGMYSRVPKVTLAEVRAVAEGSGLTRLARESGMTADAVDACLTDEAAFERLRKEATGYWSVIRGTPSFAINGTLTDAHGWAELKPELTAAAAAN